In the genome of Candidatus Poribacteria bacterium, one region contains:
- a CDS encoding ComF family protein: protein MELKSIRRHVPGLLRDISETAITFLYPAECRVCKEFLGATSIPYICNNCWQDIQFLEAPWCDICGTPGINGLCEACATTPPRYGKLRTLAFYQTTLQQAIHFFKFEKKKVFARPLIQLINAHMPSDCNIAEYDFILPVPIHKKRLRERGFNQATLLANGIAKTAGVPVLTDILIRYRHTVAQSSLDREARQQNLRGAFKIRNPDIIRDKRLLVFDDVFTTGATIREAVSELWTADPAEVDVLTLARTLNV from the coding sequence ATGGAACTCAAATCAATCCGCAGGCACGTCCCCGGTTTATTGCGGGATATATCCGAAACCGCAATAACTTTCCTCTATCCCGCAGAATGTCGGGTTTGTAAGGAATTTCTTGGGGCTACGTCCATACCCTATATCTGTAATAACTGCTGGCAGGATATCCAATTCCTTGAAGCACCTTGGTGCGATATATGTGGCACACCGGGTATCAATGGACTGTGCGAGGCGTGTGCGACTACCCCACCACGCTACGGAAAATTGAGAACCCTCGCCTTTTACCAGACGACACTCCAGCAAGCAATACATTTCTTTAAATTTGAAAAGAAAAAGGTGTTCGCGCGTCCCTTAATTCAACTGATAAACGCACATATGCCGTCGGACTGTAATATTGCGGAATACGATTTTATCTTGCCCGTTCCAATCCATAAGAAACGGCTGCGGGAACGCGGTTTCAATCAGGCAACGCTTCTTGCAAACGGGATTGCGAAAACTGCAGGCGTTCCAGTTCTCACAGATATATTGATTCGGTATCGGCACACAGTGGCGCAAAGTAGTTTAGACAGAGAAGCACGCCAGCAGAATCTTAGGGGTGCTTTCAAAATTCGGAACCCAGACATTATTCGTGACAAGCGACTTCTGGTCTTTGACGACGTTTTCACTACGGGTGCCACGATTCGTGAAGCAGTGAGTGAGCTCTGGACAGCCGATCCCGCCGAGGTTGATGTTTTAACACTGGCGAGAACCTTAAATGTGTAG